In the Malaya genurostris strain Urasoe2022 chromosome 1, Malgen_1.1, whole genome shotgun sequence genome, one interval contains:
- the LOC131438207 gene encoding uncharacterized protein LOC131438207 produces the protein MNINRKHAFLRQASFFGILLLAAAVIVIPTVRSESTTERSTVQIPLLNETIAAVQQSQTNELEEFETVLVSYVSDALDRNYKQILAGLSSPNASVAGGAIGDSSPRNTRSLNMFGLSEFDLKIINGVAGFVDRRLFGSSSSSGGTKSRAVQAGRLFFFKGLKKIMWPLLFGLQIVKTVLLVLFLPSIIGSFGKILGKGLSSVSGLSHPATTVEDLDFKDNSYNSDQDFHMTMDNNAYLPPLDSQSAGTSYNAMIDSNNANAALSRLGFGGGRVTYVSSGNDYNRQQKRNDFKVFHDIPSSSLLLTNYDPFYSPLLSRLDAVFAQMGLSNKEEACREKLVCLMYANPAKYAPYSNLISAQLSRELNELRKPTNDNPDIMRFFRYMKAAKDGQDGVDCEQMHKECITYKDLSNPAMVTTFNDINKLVLARKL, from the exons ATGAACATAAATCGAAAACACGCCTTCCTGCGACAAGCATCCTTTTTCGGCATTCTACTTCTGGCAGCAGCAGTCATTGTCATACCAACGGTGCGGAGCGAATCAACGACTGAACGAAGTACGGTCCAAATTCCGCTTCTGAATGAAACTATCGCAGCGGTTCAGCAGAGTCAAACAAATGAGCTGGAAGAATTCGAGACCGttcttgtcagttacgtcagtGACGCTTTGGACCGTAACTACAAGCAAATTCTAGCGGGGCTCAGCTCACCGAACGCATCGGTTGCTGGTGGAGCAATCGGGGATTCGAGCCCCAGAAACACACGCAGCTTAAACATGTTTGGGCTGTCGGAGTttgatctgaaaattatcaacgGTGTAGCGGGTTTCGTCGACCGTCGGCTCTTCGGCAGTAGCAGCAGTAGTGGTGGCACCAAGTCACGGGCTGTCCAAGCAGGACGATTGTTTTTCTTCAAAG gATTGAAGAAAATCATGTGGCCACTGCTGTTCGGATTGCAGATAGTAAAAACAGTGCTGTTGGTGCTTTTCCTGCCAAGCATCATCGGGTCGTTCGGAAAAATTCTTGGAAAAG gtTTATCGTCGGTGTCTGGATTGTCGCATCCTGCCACGACAGTTGAGGATTTGGACTTCAAAGATAACTCGTACAATTCGGATCAGGATTTCCATATGACCATGGACAACAATGCCTATCTGCCACCGTTGG ACTCTCAATCGGCAGGGACGAGTTACAACGCAATGATTGACTCGAACAACGCCAACGCAGCGTTGTCGAGGTTGGGCTTCGGTGGGGGCCGCGTGACGTACGTCAGCTCAGGAAACGACTATAACCGGCAGCAGAAGCGAAATGATTTCAAAGTATTCCACGATATACCGAGCAGTAGTTTGCTGCTGACAAACTATGATCCGTTCTACAGCCCGCTGCTGTCGCGGTTGGATGCTGTTTTCGCCCAGATGGGACTCTCGAACAAGGAGGAAGCGTGTCGGGAGAAGCTAGTCTGCCTAATGTACGCCAATCCGGCCAAATATGCACCCTACAGCAATCTGATATCGGCGCAACTTAGTAG GGAACTAAACGAACTGCGCAAACCAACGAACGACAATCCGGACATAATGCGGTTTTTCCGGTACATGAAAGCTGCCAAGGATGGTCAAGATGGAGTGGACTGCGAGCAAATGCACAAGGAGTGCATCACCTATAAGGATCTGTCCAATCCGGCGATGGTCACCACGTTCAATGACATCAACAAACTGGTTCTAGCGAGAAAGCTGTAG